Proteins from a genomic interval of Magnetococcales bacterium:
- a CDS encoding DNA helicase, protein ILTSGKVEWVKVYDIAYQRHQKEGKPPSLRVEYLCGFNWHREWVCFEHTGFPRQKAVSWWLRRAPDGMRVPDSVAAAIPLLDHLRIPTEIAIRQGERFVEVMGFRFDEEVRHG, encoded by the coding sequence AGATTCTCACCAGCGGCAAGGTGGAGTGGGTCAAGGTCTACGACATCGCCTATCAGCGCCACCAGAAGGAAGGCAAGCCGCCTTCACTGCGGGTGGAATATCTGTGCGGCTTCAACTGGCACCGGGAGTGGGTTTGTTTTGAACACACAGGGTTCCCGCGCCAAAAGGCAGTCTCCTGGTGGCTGCGCCGGGCGCCGGACGGGATGCGGGTGCCGGACAGCGTTGCAGCGGCCATCCCTCTGCTTGATCACCTGCGCATTCCGACCGAGATCGCCATTCGTCAGGGGGAGCGTTTCGTGGAGGTGATGGGATTCCGGTTTGATGAGGAGGTGCGCCATGGTTGA